A genomic stretch from Anopheles nili chromosome X, idAnoNiliSN_F5_01, whole genome shotgun sequence includes:
- the LOC128728902 gene encoding histone-lysine N-methyltransferase 2D-like produces the protein MMLAAAAAAAASAATSNSNTIGNDCSPSFSNTKLNTSCNGGYSADVSLTANNTMSVGAIVASPPASTSSSCSVATTSCNPQIASPSSVVLLDEKQLPPAGPEAVVLGAPKPGTSMLANGSAMEAGPSQPPVPVAPSTPETVQTPTVSPGVAAVQSPASSFVAGSLLPSLPPPQVMKQQQHQQQQMRHVKLHTAQTVPPTTGAVGKALPTTDSAASAVCPRKGAPLSQSYRESAKMENGSRNATQHQRASVSLTSEASSNQQSPATLSQPAAVNDACNPVAGGAMANTSKANTPAASSSAAVANDAYIPPHQQQQRQTKHSEQPSQQQQQQQQSFAAHNHQQQQQQQSSAAAVAAVATAALLAQQHHQQQQQQHQQQHHYQQSSAVAVTSQAVTQLAAASAAALPPSHPHALHHPHAHMHPHQQQQQPQQHAVVPLSAGNGFGMTAGQLQQHRQQQYLQQRQQQQPGPPHPNAASQLTLPVGGPPGAGALQASVLTALHHSTQQQAQPPQQHLPHLHHPHHVHKQQQQQPPPPCPPHPQLAPLQPQPTQQQPLAAAPTAVATVAVNAPAASAHAQQQSINLNVNHHVISTPIVVDFSNMTVNCVQLQEAQHPNPIAAAAAAMAAGYGAAAAAAASVPAAISSRQGAK, from the exons ATGATGCTagcggcggctgctgcagcagctgcatcgGCAGCTACATCCAACAGCAATACCATCGGCAACGATTGCTCACCAAGCTTCAGCAATACCAAGCTCAACACTAGCTGCAACGGAGGCTACTCCGCTGACGTTTCGCTCACCGCCAACAACACAATGTCGGTTGGCGCGATTGTTGCCTCACCGCCGGCATCAACATCGTCGTCCTGTTCGGTAGCCACCACCAGCTGCAACCCCCAAATAGCATCACCATCCTCCGTTGTATTGCTGGACGAAAAGCAACTGCCACCAGCGGGTCCGGAAGCTGTCGTTTTAGGCGCTCCCAAACCCGGTACAAGTATGCTTGCAAATGGGAGTGCTATGGAGGCCGGACCATCACAACCACCAGTACCGGTTGCACCGAGCACACCGGAAACGGTTCAAACTCCGACGGTATCTCCGGGTGTTGCGGCGGTGCAATCGCCCGCCTCCTCGTTTGTTGCAGGAAGCTTGCTTCCATCACTGCCACCACCACAAGTTatgaaacagcagcaacatcaacagcagcagatgcGGCATGTTAAGCTCCACACAGCGCAAACCGTTCCACCAACAACGGGAGCAGTAGGCAAAGCTTTACCGACAACGGATAGTGCAGCTAGCGCCGTATGCCCTCGGAAAGGAGCACCATTGTCACAGAGCTACAGAGAATCTGCTAAGATGGAGAACGGGTCGCGAAATGCAACCCAACATCAGCGTGCATCAGTTTCTCTGACCTCGGAAGCGTCATCTAATCAGCAATCGCCGGCAACCTTGTCTCAACCCGCTGCTGTAAACGACGCTTGTAACCCAGTGGCAGGTGGTGCTATGGCAAACACtagcaaagcaaacacgccAGCGGCTAGCAGTAGTGCAGCTGTGGCAAATGATGCATATATTCCTccacatcagcagcaacagcgccaGACGAAGCATTCGGAGCAACCgagccaacagcagcagcagcagcaacagtcaTT TGCAGCTCAtaaccaccagcaacagcagcaacagcaatcgtcggcagcagcagttgcgGCAGTGGCTACTGCAGCGTTGCTAGctcagcaacaccaccagcagcaacagcagcagcatcaacagcaacatcatTATCAGCAATCGTCTGCTGTCGCCGTTACATCACAGGCTGTCACTCAACTGGCAGCAGCTTCGGCCGCTGCTCTGCCTCCGAGCCACCCCCACGCTCTTCATcatccacacgcacacatgcatccgcaccaacagcaacagcagccacagCAACATGCCGTGGTACCACTGTCGGCTGGTAATGGGTTCGGAATGACAGCTGgtcagctgcagcaacaccggcagcagcagtacttGCAGCAGcgtcaacaacagcaaccaggGCCACCACATCCCAATGCCGCATCGCAGCTTACATTGCCAGTTGGTGGGCCACCTGGTGCAGGTGCGTTGCAGGCGTCGGTGTTGACAGCTCTGCACCACTCAACGCAACAGCAAGCACAACCGCCGCAGCAGCATCTGCCTCATCTGCATCATCCACATCACGTTCataaacagcagcagcagcaaccaccgccaccatgTCCACCCCATCCTCAGTTGGCACCG CTGCAACCTCAGCCGACCCAACAGCAACCGTTAGCAGCCGCACCGACTGCGGTGGCGACGGTTGCCGTGAATGCGCCTGCAGCAAGCGCTCACGCGCAACAACAGAGCATCAACCTGAACGTGAACCATCACGTCATCTCGACACCGATCGTGGTGGATTTCTCCAACATGACAGTCAACTGCGTCCAGTTGCAGGAGGCTCAGCATCCCAATCCGATCgcggcggcggctgctgcgATGGCGGCAGGATacggagctgctgctgctgctgctgcctcggTTCCGGCCGCCATCAGCAGCCGCCAGGGGGCTAAGTAG